CGGCCAGTAGCGCCAGATGTTGTTGGGGTTGGTCGGGTGCTTGACCCAGGTGGTCGGCCGCTTGATGAGGGTGAGGGTCTCGGGGGTGCCCTCGCAGCCCTCCTGCCACAGCACGTACTTCTTGACCTCCCGGCCGTCGGACGTGGTCAGGAAGGGCACCTGCACGACCTGGACCTGCTGGAACCAGGTCTCGGGACGGGGCTCGTGCCCCACCAGGAACCAGTCGGTCTTGATCTGGTCCTGCGGGCACCAGTCGGAGGGCTGGTTGCCCGTCACCTCGCAGTACTGCGCCTGCACCACGCCCCGGGGCCGTTCCCAGTCGGCCGGGGACTCGTCGTAGAACTCGTCCATGATGGCCGTCCAGATCCGGGTGGGCGGCCCGGCGCCGGTCCAGTTCTTCCAGCCCTGCCCGCCGTGGGGCAGCCGACGGCGCACGCCGTCGTCGTTGTCGTACCCGGTCCAGACGCCCACCACCAGATCCGACGTGAAGCCGATGAACCAGGCGTCGTGCCAGTCCTCGGTGGTGCCGGTCTTGCCGGCGGCGGGCCAGCCGTGCCACCCCTTGGTCTCAGCGGCCGGCGTGCCCCGCTGGATCACGCCCTTCATCACGTCCACCATCAGCCAGGCGGACGCCCGGTCCACCACCTGCTCCACCTTGGGCCTGGCTTCCCAGATCACCTCGCCGTACTTGTTCTCGATGCGGGTGATCACCACCGGGTCGGTCTTCTGCCCCAGGCTGCCCAGCACGCCGTAGGCGGCGGTCATCTCCAGGGGGGTCACGCCCCGGCTGAGGCCGCCGAGGGTCAGGGCGAGGTTCTCGTCGTTGTAGACCGGATCCTCCTCACGGGAGACCAGCGGCAGGCCGAGCTTCTTGCCGTACTCGATGCCCTTGGACGGGGTCACCGCCTCCAGCGTGCGCACGGCCGCAGCGTTGCGGGACTGCTCGACCACCCACCGCATGGTTTTCAGGCCCTGGTAGTTGTACTCGTAGTTCTCGGGCCAGACGTTGGTGCCGTCCTCGTTCAGCCGGGGCGGCGAGTCATCGATGATGGTCGCCGGTCCCCAGCCCAGCAGGTCGATGGCCGGCAGGTAGGCGACGATGGGCTTGATGGTGGACCCGGGGTCCCGGCGGGCCTGGGTCGCCCGGTTGAACCCCAGCATGTGCTTGTGCTCCATGCCGCCCACCAGCGCCAGCACCTCGCCGGTGGTGTGGTCCATCACCACCACGGCCGCCTCCGGCACCTCGGTGTCCTCGCTGCCGCTGTACTCCACCGTGGCCGCCGGCATGATCTCCCACAGCTTCTCCTGGACGATCCGCTGCTTCTCGGGGTCCAGGGCGGTGTAGATGCGCAGCCCCTTCTGGTACAGGTCGTCGGGGCTGAAGGTGATCAGGTTGTACTTGGCCGCTTCCTCGGGATCGGTGAGGATCTGGATGACGTAGTCGACGTACCAGTCGCCGGTGAAGGTGACCGTCGCCGGCGTGACCTCCGCCGGCTTCAGCTCGGGCGGCTCCTTCTTGAGCCGCTCGGCCTCGGCGGCGTCCAGGTACCCCTGCTCCACCATCAGGTCGAGCACGATCTCCCGCCGCTCCAGGGCGCCCTCCCAGTTGGTGAAGGGGCTGTACTCCGACGGGCCCTTCAGGATGCCGGCCAGCAGCGCCCCCTCGGAGAGGGTGAGCTCGCTCGCGTGCTTGGAGAAGTACATCTGCGCGGCGGCCTCGATGCCGTAGGCCTGTCCGCCCCACGCGACCGTGTTCAGGTACTGCTCCAGGATCTCGGGCTTGGTGTAGCGCCGCTCCAGCTGGACGGCGATCAGCATCTCCTGGACCTTTCGCTTGATGGTCTGGTCCAGCGTGAGGAAGGCGTTGCGGGCCAGCTGCATCGTGATGGTGGACCCGCCCTCCAGCTGCGACCCGGGGACGCCCAGGATGTACTTGACGTCCGACCAGACCGCACCGGCCAGCCGGATCGGGTCGATGCCGAAGTGCTGGTAGAAGCGGCGGTCTTCCACGGCGATCACGGCGTTGCGCACGTCGACCGGGATGTCCTCCAGATCGACCAGCGTGCGGTGCTCGTCCATCGCCAGTTCGTAGACCTTGTTGCCGTAGCGGTCGTAGATCACCGACGTCAGGTCCGGGTCGAACTCGTGGAAGGTTGGCAGGTCCTGGTAGGCGTTGTACACGTATGCGCCAGCCAGCCCGGCGCCACCGATCATGACGCTCACGAAGAGCAGGAAGGCAAAGAGCAGCCAGCGGCGCCTGCGGCTGCGCTTCTTGCCGGGAGGCCGTTTCGGTGGCGAACCGTTTGGCCGTTGGGTATTCGGCAAGTGAAACACCTCCAACAAAGGGAAAGGAATTCGCCTCGTGCGGCGAGACTCCTGTTCGGCCCCGGAATTGCGCGGGGGGACAGGTTATGCTAGAATGTGGTGCAAATCGGCGAGGACGGAGAGAAGTAGGCGGCGGCGCACCC
The nucleotide sequence above comes from Symbiobacterium thermophilum IAM 14863. Encoded proteins:
- a CDS encoding PBP1A family penicillin-binding protein; this translates as MPNTQRPNGSPPKRPPGKKRSRRRRWLLFAFLLFVSVMIGGAGLAGAYVYNAYQDLPTFHEFDPDLTSVIYDRYGNKVYELAMDEHRTLVDLEDIPVDVRNAVIAVEDRRFYQHFGIDPIRLAGAVWSDVKYILGVPGSQLEGGSTITMQLARNAFLTLDQTIKRKVQEMLIAVQLERRYTKPEILEQYLNTVAWGGQAYGIEAAAQMYFSKHASELTLSEGALLAGILKGPSEYSPFTNWEGALERREIVLDLMVEQGYLDAAEAERLKKEPPELKPAEVTPATVTFTGDWYVDYVIQILTDPEEAAKYNLITFSPDDLYQKGLRIYTALDPEKQRIVQEKLWEIMPAATVEYSGSEDTEVPEAAVVVMDHTTGEVLALVGGMEHKHMLGFNRATQARRDPGSTIKPIVAYLPAIDLLGWGPATIIDDSPPRLNEDGTNVWPENYEYNYQGLKTMRWVVEQSRNAAAVRTLEAVTPSKGIEYGKKLGLPLVSREEDPVYNDENLALTLGGLSRGVTPLEMTAAYGVLGSLGQKTDPVVITRIENKYGEVIWEARPKVEQVVDRASAWLMVDVMKGVIQRGTPAAETKGWHGWPAAGKTGTTEDWHDAWFIGFTSDLVVGVWTGYDNDDGVRRRLPHGGQGWKNWTGAGPPTRIWTAIMDEFYDESPADWERPRGVVQAQYCEVTGNQPSDWCPQDQIKTDWFLVGHEPRPETWFQQVQVVQVPFLTTSDGREVKKYVLWQEGCEGTPETLTLIKRPTTWVKHPTNPNNIWRYWPADWWKEVPTEYCTPVAGGGSGGAGSPGGNTGTPAESDSPRGGQNSDTGNAGGWMNWWTGSGTVPGGGINAGGNISPGNGTNSGGSISPGNGTNSGGNFSPGNGTNPGGSISPGNPTNSGGGISPGTGTNAGSSIFPGNPTSSGGSISPGGGSNSDTSLFPGSGANSGNGRAGSGGSNR